In Bacteroidota bacterium, the following proteins share a genomic window:
- a CDS encoding NAD kinase, whose translation MIAIYGKTFQPSNAGFAQNMFDCLDRKGMKYIVERKFLQLLKNEINLKVKCEDFEKPDDIKSATDMVFSIGGDGTILDTVVWIKESEIPVLGINFGRMGFLASIGKDHIDAAIDAVEKGTFWIDKRSMLELQCSKPLFANNFALNDMAIQRRDHSSMITVTVRMNGELLNTYWADGLIVATPTGSTGYSLSCGGPILYPGSGNFVITPVAPHNLNVRPIVVIDNSILTFEVAGRGDSFLCTLDSRFRSIDSSYQLTVQKAKFNAHIVRLGGQSFLSTLKEKLNWGTDRETNK comes from the coding sequence ATGATTGCCATTTATGGAAAGACATTCCAACCGTCCAACGCTGGTTTCGCACAGAACATGTTTGATTGCCTTGATAGAAAGGGGATGAAGTATATTGTAGAAAGAAAATTTCTGCAACTGCTTAAAAACGAGATTAACCTAAAAGTTAAATGTGAGGATTTTGAAAAGCCGGATGATATTAAGTCTGCAACGGATATGGTCTTCAGCATTGGTGGTGATGGCACGATTTTAGACACCGTAGTTTGGATTAAAGAGTCTGAAATTCCTGTTTTAGGAATCAACTTTGGCCGCATGGGCTTCCTTGCCAGCATAGGCAAAGATCATATCGATGCCGCGATAGATGCAGTAGAGAAGGGAACATTTTGGATTGATAAGCGAAGTATGTTAGAGTTGCAATGCAGCAAGCCGCTGTTTGCCAATAACTTTGCACTAAATGATATGGCCATTCAACGACGCGACCATTCGAGTATGATTACCGTAACGGTACGTATGAACGGTGAACTGCTTAATACCTATTGGGCAGACGGATTGATTGTCGCCACCCCCACCGGTTCCACCGGATACTCTCTAAGTTGCGGCGGACCAATATTATATCCGGGTTCCGGCAATTTCGTTATTACTCCGGTTGCCCCACACAACCTCAATGTCCGACCAATCGTAGTGATTGATAATTCCATCCTAACCTTTGAAGTGGCGGGTCGGGGAGACAGTTTTCTATGTACACTCGACTCTCGTTTCCGTTCCATAGATTCCTCCTATCAATTGACGGTTCAAAAGGCGAAATTCAATGCGCACATTGTTCGCCTTGGCGGTCAAAGTTTCCTTTCCACCCTAAAGGAAAAACTGAATTGGGGCACAGATCGAGAAACTAATAAATAG